From a region of the Cyclopterus lumpus isolate fCycLum1 chromosome 5, fCycLum1.pri, whole genome shotgun sequence genome:
- the ecm2 gene encoding extracellular matrix protein 2: MRWWLMAVSLWLLVVVTVSNAQAGNRPRNQDRDIRRGKRKRDGQGPWRARAGRSRPLKIRLVPGPGMPMEPGDNQGTTLIMKSNKEPQEQHSSYNVIPGKQGQCEYRGLTMFDQAVWSPKPCVTCLCAGGRVVCDEIACPTMHCNFPFTPAGECCPVCMESDPDLSLDLSGDSPVPNDPGEAVTPLTQEEIQRILWREEEEHREEEERLRKKDEARKTRRKQRKEQADKQRKIVEGKRRDEEEALRLQVEKEEEEWRRHMEEEERRREVEEKRRRQDEDDKRQKEAAEREAWEKERKLEEERWRQEEMLREQLLAPVEEEEEEEQKKVEEEVWLRGDVFEMPPKEPEEPEEPEEPDLLPAPIPQPPAATEEELKDMEAEVEEAEEEREEVVENRGGLPPGCDISDVTLTCDNAKLTYFPPLSIPELKSLSLEGNNISSIPAEAFNGIPNLEWINLKKNKLSSNGIDTNAFKGLKMLRRLYLDGNLLEAVPADLPPTLQELKINENQLRRIDENGFQDLSSLVILELEGNLLSEGNVDPLAFAPLVELSYLRLGRNHFRTIPQGLPSSLLELYLENNLIEEISETVFNQTHSLNVVSLRNNRLDETRIAPLAWINHRNLESIDLSNNDLYLVPSYLPRSLVHLVLVGNNIERIPGYVFAHMDPGIEYLYLSYNKLDGEAIEPESFFGSYQSMVELCLDHNQLVSIPSGINEMTNLHFLRLNDNNIRSVRDESVCDPNHSGDSTLVAVRLENNYMDPQKVSPAAFSCVRSSSSVVLKPQKTKN; this comes from the exons ATGAGGTGGTGGCTGATGGCGGTCAGCTTGTGGCTGCTGGTGGTCGTGACCGTCTCCAACGCTCAGGCCGGGAACAGACCGCGCAACCAGGACCGAGACATCCGccgggggaagaggaagagggacgGACAAG GTCCTTGGCGGGCCAGAGCGGGGCGCTCTAGACCTCTAAAGATCAGACTGGTTCCTGGTCCCGGCATGCCAATGGAGCCTGGAGACAACCAAGGAACCACTCTGATCATGAAGTCCAATAAGGAGCCACAAGAACAGCACTCCAGCTACAACGTTATCCCAG GTAAGCAGGGCCAGTGTGAGTACCGGGGTCTGACCATGTTCGACCAGGCCGTCTGGTCCCCGAAGCCCTGTGTGACCTGTCTGTGTGCCGGCGGGCGGGTGGTTTGTGACGAGATCGCctgtcccacaatgcactgcaacTTCCCCTTCACGCCTGCTGGGGAGTGCTGCCCCGTCTGCATGGAGTCAG ACCCTGACCTCAGCCTTGACCTTTCTGGTGACTCCCCAGTTCCCAACGACCCCGGTGAGGCCGTGACCCCGCTGACCCAGGAGGAGATCCAGCGTATCCTCTggcgggaggaagaggagcaccGCGAGGAGGAGGAACGCCTGAGAAAGAAGGATGAGGCGAGGAAGAcaaggaggaagcagaggaaggagCAGGCGGATAAACAAAGGAAGATagtggaggggaagaggagggatgaggaggaggcgctgaggctgcaggtggagaaagaggaggaggagtggaggaggcatatggaggaggaggagaggaggcgggaggtggaggagaagaggaggagacaggatgAGGATGACAAGAGGCAGAAggaggcagcagagagagaagcatgggagaaggaaaggaagctagaggaggaaaggtggagacaggaggagatGCTGAGGGAGCAACTACTGGCTccggtggaggaggaagaagaggaggagcagaaaaaggtagaggaggaggtgtggcTGAGAGGAGATGTGTTTGAGATGCCCCCAAAAGAACCCGAAGAACCCGAGGAACCCGAGGAACCGGACCTCCTCCCCGCTCCGATACCACAACCTCCCGCTGCGacagaggaggagctgaaggacaTGGAAGCAGAAGTGGAGGAggcagaagaggagagggaggaggtggtggagaacagaggaggcctTCCTCCAGGCTGCGACATCTCCGATGTCACTCTGACGTGCGATAACGCCAAACTCACGTACTTTCCCCCTCTGTCCATTCCTGAGCTCAAGTCTCTCAGTCTGGAGG GCAACAACATCAGCAGCATCCCAGCAGAAGCCTTCAATGGCATCCCGAACCTGGAATGGATCAAccttaagaaaaacaaactctCCTCCAACGGCATTGACACCAACGCCTTCAAA ggtctgAAGATGCTAAGGCGTCTGTACTTGGACGGGAACCTTCTAGAAGCCGTGCCCGCTGACCTTCCCCCGACGCTGCAGGAGCTGAAGATCAACGAGAACCAACTGAGGAGAATCGATGAAAACGGCTTCCAAG ATCTGAGCAGCCTGGTGATTCTAGAGTTGGAGGGAAATCTGCTGAGCGAGGGGAATGTAGATCCTCTGGCCTTCGCTCCCCTCGTCGAGCTCTCCTACCTCCGACTGGGCAGAAACCACTTCCGCACCATACCGCAAGGCCTTCCCAGTTCGTTGCTG GAGTTGTACTTGGAGAACAACCTGATCGAGGAAATCTCAGAGACCGTTTTCAACCAGACCCACAGTCTGAACGTGGTTTCTTTGAGAAACAACAGGCTGGACGAGACCCGGATCGCCCCGCTGGCCTGGATCAACCACAG aaATCTGGAGTCCATCGACCTTTCAAACAATGACCTTTACCTGGTTCCATCGTACCTGCCCAGATCTCTGGTCCACCTGGTGCTGGTGGGAAACAACATCGAGAGAATACCTG GCTACGTCTTCGCCCACATGGACCCCGGTATCGAGTACCTCTACCTCTCCTACAACAAACTGGACGGGGAGGCCATCGAGCCGGAGTCGTTCTTCGGCTCGTACCAGTCCATGGTGGAACTGTGCCTGGACCACAACCAGCTGGTCTCGATCCCGTCCGGCATCAACGAGATGACCAACTTACACTTCCTCAGACTCAACGATAACAACATCAG GAGTGTCCGTGACGAAAGCGTCTGTGACCCGAACCACAGCGGCGACTCCACCCTGGTGGCCGTGAGGCTGGAAAACAACTACATGGACCCCCAGAAGGTCTCACCGGCAGCCTTCTCCTGCGTACGCTCCTCCTCCAGTGTGGTCTTAAAACCacagaaaactaaaaactaa